Within the Agromyces ramosus genome, the region CCGACTTGTTGTCGACGAAGAGGAAGTCGGATGCCTCGATGCCGAGCTCGGCGATGACGTGCTCGTAGATGGCGGCTCCGGGCTTGACGAGCTGGAGCTCACCGCTGACGAAGACCCGTTCGAACAGCGGCGCGAACGAGCCGTGCCGCAGCCAGCCGACGAAATCGGCGCCGGCGTTGGAGAGCAGCGCGAGGCGCGTGCCGCCCGCGGCGAGGGCGTGCAGCACGCCGAGGGTGCCGGGGTCGACCGAGAGCCAGCTCCGGTGGTCGATCGCCCAGAGCTCGTGCACGTCGATGGCGGCGAACTCGACTCCGGTGTCGTGCCCCACCGCACGCCAGTAGTCGGCGATCGACGTCGTGCCGCGGTCGAGGCCGTCGCGGTGGGCCCAGTAGGCGGTCCAGAACGGCTCGGCGGCGACGCCGGCGCGATCGACGAGCAGGGCGCGGTCGGACGTCGTCGGTTCGCGTGAGATGACCTCGCCGTAGTCGAACACGACGACGCGAGGGGAGAGGCTGATGGGTGCAAGGTCTGTCGTGGGCATCCCCACCAACCTATCGTTGGGAGCATGGACGGAAGCTGGCGGGAGTGGACGGCCGACGACGCGGCCGAATGGGTCGTCGAACCAGCTGCGGTCGACGACAAGTACGCACGCGGCGTGCTGGGCATCGTCACGGGCTCGACGGAGTACCCGGGTGCCGCCGTGCTCGGTGTCGAGGCGGCGCACCGCACCGGCGTGGGCATGGTGCGCTACTCCGGCCCGCGCGCGGTACGAGCGGCCGTGCTCGCGCGCCGCCCCGAGACGGTGACCGTGGCCGGACGGGTGCAGGCGTGGCTCATCGGCTCGGGCATCGACCCGGCGCGTCGCTCGTTCGTGCTGCTCGGCGACCTGCAGCACGCGCTCGCCGACCGCGTTCCGGTGGTGCTCGACTCCGGTGCCCTCGATCTGGTCGGAACGCACACCGCGCCGACCGTGGTCACGCCGCACCTGCGCGAGCTCGCCGCGCTGCTCACGGCACGCGAGATCCCCGTCGGCATCGAGGAGATCCGCGCCGACCCGGCCGGCTGGGCCGAGCGCGCCGCACGAGAACTGGGTGTCGCGGTCCTCCTGAAGGGCGCCGTGACCTATGTGTGCGATCCCGACGGCGATCGCTACACGGTGACCGCGCCGACCCATTGGCTCGCCACCGCCGGCACCGGCGACGTGCTCGGCGGCATCCTCGGTGCCCTCCTCGCCACGCACCACGAACGGCTCTCGGTCGACGCCGACGCGCTCACCGCGCTCGCCGCGACGGCCGCCTGGGTGCACGGCGAGGCGGCGCGACGGGCGAGCGCCGGGGTCGCGGGCGGTCCGATCGCCGCGCTGGACGTCGCCGAGGCGGTGCCGGGGGTCATCGGCATGCTCGCCGGGCGCTGACCCCCCGGCCGGTGCATCGCCGCTCGACCGGGCGTCACACGCCGCGGAACCGGGCGAGGAACTCACGGGTGCGCGCATGCCTCGGCGCCTCGAAGAACTCGCGCGCCGGGGCATCCTCGATGATCCGGCCCGCGTCGAGGAAGACGACCCGGTCGGCCACCTCGCGAGCGAACGCCATCTCGTGCGTTGCCATGATGATGGTCGTGCCGCCCTCGGCCAGGGACCGCACGAGCGCGAGCACCTCGCCGACGAGCTCGGGGTCGAGCGCACTCGTGACCTCGTCGAGCAGCAGCAGTTCGGGCTCCGTCGCGATGGCGCGCACGATCGCCGCGCGCTGTTGCTGCCCGCCCGAGAGCCGGTCGGGGAACGAACGGGCGAAATCGGCGAGGCCGATCGAGGCGAGCAGCTCGAGGCCGCGGCGCTCGGCATCGGCGCGTGGAACGCGGTGCACCAG harbors:
- a CDS encoding HAD family hydrolase, yielding MPTTDLAPISLSPRVVVFDYGEVISREPTTSDRALLVDRAGVAAEPFWTAYWAHRDGLDRGTTSIADYWRAVGHDTGVEFAAIDVHELWAIDHRSWLSVDPGTLGVLHALAAGGTRLALLSNAGADFVGWLRHGSFAPLFERVFVSGELQLVKPGAAIYEHVIAELGIEASDFLFVDNKSENVEGARAVGGDGHVFTDAAALESWLRSLV
- a CDS encoding ADP-dependent NAD(P)H-hydrate dehydratase: MDGSWREWTADDAAEWVVEPAAVDDKYARGVLGIVTGSTEYPGAAVLGVEAAHRTGVGMVRYSGPRAVRAAVLARRPETVTVAGRVQAWLIGSGIDPARRSFVLLGDLQHALADRVPVVLDSGALDLVGTHTAPTVVTPHLRELAALLTAREIPVGIEEIRADPAGWAERAARELGVAVLLKGAVTYVCDPDGDRYTVTAPTHWLATAGTGDVLGGILGALLATHHERLSVDADALTALAATAAWVHGEAARRASAGVAGGPIAALDVAEAVPGVIGMLAGR
- a CDS encoding amino acid ABC transporter ATP-binding protein, yielding MSRTERPAADAPAPVAAGVLSLRGIRRAFGDHVVLRGIDLDVAPHEVVALVGASGSGKSTLLRTVNLLEPIDDGVILLGGADVSDPRVDADRVRARIGVVFQHYNLFPHLSVLDNVTLASRLVHRVPRADAERRGLELLASIGLADFARSFPDRLSGGQQQRAAIVRAIATEPELLLLDEVTSALDPELVGEVLALVRSLAEGGTTIIMATHEMAFAREVADRVVFLDAGRIIEDAPAREFFEAPRHARTREFLARFRGV